One genomic region from Oryzias melastigma strain HK-1 linkage group LG19, ASM292280v2, whole genome shotgun sequence encodes:
- the LOC112154133 gene encoding protein FAM171A2, with product MLLHRVCLLLLLASVCTVREALAKSVPDQGALEVQIKVQVFDNSDLSPLADAQVSVHGNKTLLASSRAGSDGVVRVSFQYRTGTWVIITASKQDYVTNSVPWHSSRIPLYASVSLYLLVQRPGTLILYEDVLQVLSGSPGTRNQPLVQLQRKSIQLPPTSNYTALSAALTTARSQYEIGGFPFLLGQDTNSSGAETGWADLTALAVVSVQLYDKDGSAVKVSDPIHVSVPLPSDTRNRMATSVPVWLYQPTSGLWVRNGTGYIQKDGNQFVWNVVVPQMGYWLAAFPSSSGFSLSHPGLRDITTYHTLFLLSILGSLALLVLILLCVLLYYCRRRCLKPRRQQGKPHMSNLNGAKRDQGTSTSRLNLICGGHAESGSSNDKSELSPSRDYQSSREDLTKHVPAHMLRHTKGKNTSTSQRGESFAMKVTRATETNNLDNPLLSEDYNRSYSPKEGKDSEYHKHHNDNRGYSSDPPSPPRFQGYVPSQSDKPPEYSASAADNLARPTSLNTQPGQIIFCSSIDQMKENMYRSMVPTLVIPAHYMRIPSEFSSKDGKDQKDQDKDAQMGGGQHHHHHHHSQKQGQQQQQGGSQGDDSEEPSWASDSSGGAVTIPVLFNDSTMAQMNGELQALTEKKLLELGVKQHPRAWFISLDGRANAHVRHSYIEVGNDLSGGGFGSGSSGVQRDINLEPPLESQERKSGANRKVKEERWGTGGRKGLGVPSSGGKSYSKLAYPDHSEQSSIEGRPVSPEENSLTPLLDEGASSRGSTITRRGRSRVNSSRSSNSENRRDSMTSPEDDSEDKDENKKSPWQKIEDRPLMVFHPRK from the exons ATGCTGCTCCACAGAGTCTGTCTTCTGCTCCTGCTCGCCTCGGTCTGCACGGTTCGGGAGGCTCTGGCCAAATCCGTGCCAGACCAGGGAGCCCTCG AGGTGCAAATAAAAGTGCAGGTTTTTGACAACAGTGACCTGTCCCCGTTGGCGGACGCTCAGGTGAGCGTTCATGGTAATAAGACCCTCCTGGCGTCCAGCCGTGCTGGGAGTGACGGCGTGGTGCGAGTCAGCTTCCAGTACCGCACAGGCACGTGGGTCATCATCACCGCCTCCAAGCAGGACTACGTCACCAACTCGGTGCCCTGGCACTCCAGCCGCATCCCCC tgTACGCATCTGTCAGCCTGTACCTTCTAGTCCAGAGGCCAGGAACTCTTATCCTGTATGAAGATGTCCTGCAGGTTCTTTCTGGATCTCCAg GGACTCGTAATCAGCCGCTGGTGCAGCTCCAGAGGAAGTCCATTCAGCTGCCCCCCACGTCCAATTATACTGCACTGTCTGCTGCGCTGACCACAGCCAGGAGTCAGTATGAGATCGGAGGTTTCCCTTTCCTCCTGGGCCAGGACACCAACAGCTCAG GAGCAGAGACGGGCTGGGCTGACCTGACGGCGCTGGCTGTGGTCAGTGTTCAACTCTACGACAAGGATGGAAGTGCCGTCAAAGTGTCAGATCCCATCCACGTCTCTGTGCCGCTGCCGTCTGACACGCGGAACAGGATGGCCACCAGTGTGCCTGTCTGGCTCTATCAACCAACCAGCG GACTGTGGGTTCGGAATGGGACTGGTTACATTCAAAAGGACGGTAATCAGTTTGTGTGGAACGTGGTGGTTCCCCAGATGGGATACTGGTTGGCAGCCTTTCCTTCATCTTCAG GTTTCAGTCTGTCTCACCCGGGATTGAGGGACATCACCACCTACCACACCCTGTTCCTGCTCTCCATTCTTGGTTCATTGGCCCTCCTGGTGCTCATACTGCTTTGTGTTCTGCTTTACTACTGCAG GCGTAGGTGTTTAAAACCCCGACGGCAGCAAGGCAAGCCCCATATGTCCAATCTAAATGGCGCGAAGCGAGACCAGGGGACATCCACGTCCCGTCTAAACCTGATCTGTGGAGGCCACGCTGAGTCAGGCTCCTCCAATGACAAATCCGAGTTATCCCCATCTCGAGACTACCAAAGTTCAAGGGAGGACTTGACGAAGCACGTTCCAGCCCACATGCTGCGACacacaaagggaaaaaatactTCTACTTCCCAACGAGGAGAGAGCTTCGCCATGAAGGTCACCCGTGCTACAGAAACCAACAACCTGGACAACCCTTTGCTGAGTGAGGACTACAACCGCAGCTACAGTCCCAAGGAGGGCAAAGATTCGGAATATCACAAACACCACAACGACAATCGCGGATATTCATCGGATCCCCCGTCCCCCCCTCGCTTCCAGGGTTACGTGCCAAGTCAGTCGGACAAGCCTCCAGAATATTCTGCATCAGCAGCAGACAACCTTGCCAGACCCACTTCTCTCAACACCCAACCAGGTCAGAttatcttctgcagctccatcgaccagatgaaagaaaacatgtaCCGAAGCATGGTGCCGACCCTGGTCATCCCGGCACACTACATGCGCATTCCGTCTGAGTTCTCTAGTAAGGATGGCAAAGACCAGAAAGACCAGGACAAAGACGCACAGATGGGGGGAGGTCAgcaccatcaccaccaccaccattcTCAGAAACAAggccagcagcagcaacaggGAGGATCTCAAGGTGACGATTCAGAGGAACCAAGCTGGGCTTCGGACTCGTCTGGTGGAGCTGTGACCATCCCAGTACTTTTCAATGATTCTACGATGGCTCAGATGAATGGAGAACTGCAGGCTCTAACTGAGAAGAAGCTTCTAGAATTGGGTGTGAAGCAGCACCCGCGGGCGTGGTTCATCTCTCTAGATGGACGGGCTAACGCTCATGTGCGCCACTCATACATAGAGGTTGGGAATGATCTTAGTGGTGGGGGGTTTGGAAGTGGTTCCAGTGGCGTTCAAAGAGACATCAACCTTGAGCCGCCCCTGGAGTCTCAAGAGCGAAAATCCGGAGCCAACAGGAAGGTTAAAGAAGAGCGCTGGGGGACAGGAGGGCGGAAGGGCCTTGGTGTTCCCAGCAGTGGCGGAAAGAGTTATTCGAAGCTGGCCTACCCCGACCACAGCGAACAAAGCAGCATCGAGGGACGCCCGGTGTCCCCTGAGGAGAATTCTCTCACCCCTCTTCTGGACGAAGGGGCATCCTCGCGAGGATCCACCATCACCAGAAGAGGCCGAAGCCGCGTGAACAGCAGCCGCAGCAGCAACAGTGAGAACAGGCGGGACTCCATGACCAGTCCTGAGGACGATTCAGAGGACAAAGACGAGAACAAGAAGAGCCCCTGGCAGAAGATCGAGGACAGGCCTCTCATGGTCTTCCACCCCAGAAAGTAA
- the grnb gene encoding granulin b, with product MRALCVVLVGLSVGLLRPDGAMCEDGNKCFLESDGGYRCPLSPRRVGAVICPDQESECPDDTTCCQLPDGSWGCCPFPKAVCCEDERHCCPEGTSCDLVHSKCVSPSLQSFPMLKKLPATREGLQPAAASVVCPGGKSSCPSSFTCCLLTSGDYGCCPYPEATCCSDHLHCCPGNSTCDLELGVCKSGEASVEPIRKIFALPEDVMCPDQKTVCPDGSTCCQLDTGTFGCCPMPNAVCCSDHIHCCPAGTTCDLVHSTCAAASEGAAESVMMPLSVVRQKTDRLKGLAVPCNASVACADGNTCCRSSKGQWACCPLPEAVCCKDHLHCCPHGTVCNLAASTCDDPSGSAVTPLLSNTRVFPYQSKNSKCDESASCPGDATCCRTEAGGWACCPLPQAVCCDDHIHCCPNATVCNLETETCDDPSGLSPSLPWLTKRPRLTSEMKEEKCDADTVCPGRTTCCKESSGRWACCPLPQAVCCSDLQHCCPKGYKCNVSEQTCERPGGPSLPWQQKLPAVRQRSGQTGNDENKCDAQTSCPRDTTCCFMEQSHQWGCCPLPQAVCCEDGNHCCPRGHTCQPHRSSCSRGPHVLPWFTKVRALTEPSGVADIKCDDKSSCASGTTCCPLKTGGWGCCPLVKAVCCADHEHCCPQGYTCNMQTGTCEKKAGQSLPLTPVVLSNLNDSEDPRDVPCDGMGEFKCPKQDTCCRISATEWGCCPSPGAVCCMDSKRCCPAGSSCDLKTGGCTLEPRLTWDTSIGGKRTDFVPQGL from the exons ATGAGGGCCTTGTGTGTGGTTCTGGTTGGGCTCAGTGTCGGCCTGCTCCGTCCTGATGGAGCCATGTGTGAAGACGGGAACAAATGCTTCCTGGAGAGCGATGGAGGATACAGATGTCCGCTGTCTcct AGGAGGGTGGGGGCAGTTATCTGTCCGGATCAGGAGTCCGAGTGTCCGGACGACACCACGTGCTGCCAACTCCCCGATGGCTCCTGGGGCTGCTGTCCTTTCCCCAAG GCGGTGTGCTGTGAGGATGAGCGTCACTGTTGCCCTGAAGGGACGTCTTGTGACTTGGTGCACTCCAAGTGTGTGTCTCCATCTCTGCAGTCTTTCCCCATGCTGAAGAAGCTGCCTGCCACAAGGGAGGGGCTTCAACCAG CTGCCGCCTCAGTGGTGTGTCCTGGGGGCAAAAGCAGCTGCCCCAGCTCCTTCACCTGCTGCCTGCTGACCAGTGGAGACTACGGCTGCTGCCCCTACCCAGAG GCCACATGCTGCAGCGATCATCTGCACTGTTGCCCTGGCAACAGCACGTGTGACCTGGAGCTGGGAGTCTGCAAGTCCGGTGAGGCGTCTGTGGAGCCGATAAGAAAGATCTTTGCTCTACCTGAAGACG TTATGTGTCCAGACCAAAAGACTGTGTGTCCAGACGGCTCCACATGCTGTCAGCTGGACACCGGCACGTTCGGCTGCTGTCCCATGCCCAAC GCTGTGTGCTGTTCCGATCACATTCACTGCTGCCCTGCAGGCACCACATGCGACCTGGTCCACAGCACCTGTGCGGCAGCTTCAGAGGGCGCCGCAGAGTCAGTGATGATGCCACTGTCTGTGGTGAGACAGAAAACAGACCGACTAaaag GTCTGGCTGTTCCCTGTAACGCCTCTGTAGCTTGTGCTGACGGAAACACCTGCTGCAGGTCTTCCAAAGGACAATGGGCCTGCTGTCCTTTACCGGAG GCTGTTTGCTGTAAAGACCATCTGCACTGCTGTCCTCATGGAACCGTCTGCAACCTGGCTGCTTCCACCTGTGACGATCCGTCAGGCTCTGCTGTCACTCCTCTGCTCTCCAACACGCGTGTCTTCCCTTACCAAAGCAAAAACAGCAAGTGTGACGAGTCAGCATCTTGTCCTGGAGATGCCACCTGCTGCAGGACCGAGGCTGGAGGCTGGGCCTGCTGTCCTCTGCCACAG GCGGTTTGCTGTGACGATCACATTCACTGTTGTCCAAACGCCACCGTGTGCAACCTGGAGACGGAAACCTGTGACGATCCTTCAGGTCTCTCCCCATCTCTGCCCTGGCTGACCAAACGTCCTCGTCTGACATCAGAGATGAAGGAGGAGAAATGCGACGCAGACACGGTGTGTCCAGGGAGGACCACATGCTGTAAGGAAAGCTCCGGACGGTGGGCCTGCTGCCCTCTACCTCAG GCTGTGTGCTGCTCTGATCTGCAGCACTGCTGCCCCAAAGGCTACAAGTGCAACGTGTCTGAGCAGACCTGTGAGCGACCCGGCGGTCCCAGTCTGCCATGGCAGCAGAAGCTCCCGGCCGTGCGGCAGCGCTCCGGTCAAACTGGGAATGATGAAAACAAGTGTGATGCTCAGACCAGCTGCCCCAGAGACACAACCTGCTGCTTCATGGAGCAGAGCCACCAGTGGGGGTGCTGCCCGCTGCCACAG GCTGTGTGCTGTGAAGATGGAAACCACTGTTGTCCCCGTGGACACACCTGCCAACCCCACCGCTCCTCCTGCTCCAGAGGTCCCCACGTGCTCCCCTGGTTCACCAAGGTCCGCGCTCTGACGGAGCCCAGCGGCGTGGCTGACATCAAATGTGACGACAAGAGCAGCTGTGCTTCAGGAACCACCTGCTGCCCGCTGAAGACAGGAGGGTGGGGCTGCTGCCCGCTGGTCAAG GCGGTTTGCTGTGCCGACCACGAGCACTGCTGTCCTCAAGGCTACACCTGCAACATGCAGACGGGAACCTGCGAGAAGAAGGCCGGCCAAAGCCTCCCTCTGACACCAGTGGTGCTGTCCAACCTGAACGACTCGGAGGACCCCCGGGACGTACCATGTGACGGGATGGGGGAGTTTAAGTGCCCCAAACAGGACACCTGCTGTAGGATCTCAGCCACAGAGTGGGGCTGCTGCCCCTCACCTGGG GCTGTGTGCTGCATGGACTCCAAACGCTGCTGCCCGGCTGGATCCTCGTGCGACCTGAAGACGGGGGGCTGCACTCTGGAGCCCCGGCTCACCTGGGACACCTCGATTGGGGGCAAGAGGACAGACTTTGTCCCACAAGGACTTTAA